A portion of the Pseudoalteromonas luteoviolacea genome contains these proteins:
- the yajC gene encoding preprotein translocase subunit YajC produces the protein MSLFISSAHASTAAAAPAGGGMEMLIMLAIFGLVFYFLIYRPQAKRVKEHKDLMGALGKGDEVLTSGGLVGKVSKVAEDKDFVVIALNDQVEVTVQKSAVAAVLPKGTMKSL, from the coding sequence ATGAGCTTATTTATTTCTAGCGCCCATGCAAGCACAGCGGCAGCCGCGCCAGCTGGTGGCGGTATGGAAATGCTTATCATGTTGGCTATTTTCGGTTTGGTATTTTATTTCTTAATTTACCGTCCGCAGGCTAAACGTGTTAAAGAGCACAAAGATCTAATGGGTGCACTTGGTAAAGGCGATGAAGTCTTAACGTCAGGTGGTCTCGTAGGTAAAGTTTCGAAGGTTGCAGAAGACAAAGATTTCGTGGTAATTGCCCTGAATGATCAAGTTGAAGTAACTGTACAGAAGTCAGCAGTGGCAGCCGTTTTACCTAAGGGTACAATGAAGTCGCTATAA
- the rsuA gene encoding 16S rRNA pseudouridine(516) synthase RsuA, producing the protein MKFPCRIDKFVSHINELPRSKVKILIKKGAVAINGEVTKKSDTQIHADDLIEVSGKHLKYLGKRYFMLNKPQGYICANHDELHPTVFDLLNEPNLKNFHVAGRLDIDTTGLVLITNDGDWSHQITSPKKEKFKTYLVETKEIITEDCLEKLRQGVALHNEKQHTRPALAQAIDKYALRLSICEGKYHQVKRMLAAVGNHVVELHREKISDIILDPNLAMGEYRHLTQQEVDIINAK; encoded by the coding sequence ATGAAATTTCCATGTCGTATAGACAAATTTGTTAGTCACATAAACGAGCTTCCACGTAGTAAAGTAAAAATCCTGATCAAAAAAGGAGCGGTGGCTATAAATGGTGAAGTAACTAAAAAAAGTGACACTCAAATCCACGCTGACGACCTCATTGAAGTAAGCGGTAAACACCTGAAATATTTAGGTAAAAGATATTTCATGCTCAATAAACCACAAGGCTATATCTGCGCCAACCATGACGAGCTACACCCTACTGTTTTTGACTTGCTTAATGAACCTAACTTAAAAAATTTTCATGTCGCGGGTCGACTTGATATAGATACAACAGGGCTGGTACTGATCACCAATGATGGCGATTGGTCACATCAAATAACATCGCCTAAAAAGGAGAAATTCAAAACATACCTTGTTGAAACAAAAGAAATAATCACAGAAGACTGTTTAGAAAAACTGCGCCAAGGTGTGGCATTGCATAACGAAAAACAACATACTCGCCCAGCACTTGCACAAGCCATCGACAAATACGCTCTAAGGCTATCGATTTGTGAAGGAAAATACCATCAAGTGAAGCGTATGCTGGCTGCTGTAGGCAATCATGTTGTTGAATTACATAGAGAAAAAATTAGCGATATCATACTAGATCCCAATCTCGCTATGGGTGAATATCGGCACCTAACTCAACAGGAAGTCGACATAATCAATGCAAAATAG
- a CDS encoding 5-carboxymethyl-2-hydroxymuconate Delta-isomerase, with product MPHIVIEHSESLTIDLSELTYSIHQSTVETGLFDEKTIKTRRIAFSESIIGDGRHDFVHIQIHLLAGRTLRQKQMLSENILSTLQKLLPETVSLSVHPYDLDPAIYRKN from the coding sequence ATGCCACATATCGTCATTGAACACTCTGAGTCACTAACTATTGACCTTTCAGAATTAACCTATTCCATTCACCAAAGTACTGTGGAAACCGGCTTATTTGATGAAAAAACCATAAAAACAAGGCGAATTGCATTTTCTGAATCTATTATTGGCGATGGTAGACATGACTTTGTGCATATTCAGATACATTTATTGGCTGGAAGAACACTGCGACAAAAACAAATGCTCAGTGAGAATATACTATCAACACTACAAAAGTTACTACCAGAGACCGTCAGCTTGAGTGTTCACCCTTATGATTTAGACCCTGCTATTTATCGAAAAAATTAA
- the secD gene encoding protein translocase subunit SecD: protein MLNKYPMWKYLLVLAVLAVGILYATPNMYGRDPAIQISGKKGASADLSVLDQANKTLQDNNLPIKSAVLEEGQVLIRFKNVEDQLKAQDILRGALSEDYISAINMSPAQPDWLKNIGANPMKLGLDLSGGVHFTMEVDMATALGKALEQMEQDYKSDLRGEKLRYRTIREVANSDRVQVVMRSVEDKKAAERFLKKRYPGNVFVNDSSNELAFFSSLSDLKQRELRDYAIKQNETIIRNRINQLGVAEPNVQRQGSERIIVQLPGVQDTALAKEILGATATLEFREVDDRADTRTAAQGRVPAGSEVLYHKDGYPVVLKKRVILEGLHITGAQSGMDEYQRPQVSINLDSKGGAKMSAFTKRAVGKSMATVFIEYKPSGKKDENGKALPPIKVEEVINVATIQSRLNNSFRITGIDNPAEAHNLSLLLRAGALVAPIQIVEERTVGPSLGQENIEAGMTAVVLGFAFVLGFMLMYYKGFGIVANLALAANLVMIVGVMSMISGATLTLPGIAGIVLTVGMAVDANVLIFERIREELADGRSPQQAVHYGYDSAFSTIFDANITTLIAAVILFSVGTGPIAGFAVTLAIGILTSMFTAIIGTRAVINAFIGGKRITKLSI, encoded by the coding sequence GTGCTAAACAAGTATCCAATGTGGAAATACTTGCTTGTGCTCGCTGTTTTGGCCGTTGGCATTCTTTATGCCACCCCTAATATGTATGGTCGGGATCCGGCCATACAGATTTCAGGTAAGAAAGGGGCCAGCGCCGATTTAAGCGTACTTGATCAAGCAAATAAAACACTTCAAGACAATAATCTACCTATCAAATCTGCTGTCCTAGAAGAAGGGCAAGTTCTCATTCGCTTCAAGAATGTAGAAGATCAGCTTAAAGCACAGGATATCCTGCGTGGCGCACTGAGCGAAGACTACATTTCAGCTATTAACATGTCTCCAGCACAACCAGACTGGCTCAAGAATATTGGTGCAAACCCAATGAAATTGGGTCTGGATCTGAGTGGTGGTGTTCACTTCACAATGGAAGTAGACATGGCAACGGCATTAGGCAAAGCGCTTGAGCAGATGGAGCAAGATTATAAGAGCGATTTGCGCGGTGAAAAACTTCGTTATCGTACTATCCGCGAAGTTGCAAATAGCGACCGCGTTCAAGTTGTTATGCGCTCTGTTGAAGACAAAAAGGCCGCTGAACGCTTTTTGAAAAAGCGCTACCCTGGCAATGTTTTTGTTAACGACAGCAGTAACGAACTGGCGTTTTTCTCTAGTTTAAGTGACTTAAAACAGCGTGAATTACGCGACTATGCTATTAAGCAAAATGAAACCATTATTCGTAATCGTATTAACCAGTTGGGTGTAGCTGAGCCAAATGTACAAAGACAGGGTTCTGAGCGCATCATAGTGCAATTACCGGGTGTACAAGATACGGCACTTGCGAAAGAAATTTTAGGCGCAACCGCGACACTAGAGTTCCGTGAAGTCGATGATAGAGCTGATACTCGCACTGCAGCACAGGGCCGAGTTCCGGCAGGCAGTGAAGTGCTGTATCACAAAGACGGTTACCCTGTTGTATTGAAAAAGCGTGTGATCCTTGAGGGCTTGCACATTACCGGTGCACAATCGGGTATGGATGAATATCAGCGTCCTCAGGTAAGTATTAACCTTGATAGCAAAGGTGGCGCGAAGATGAGTGCCTTTACCAAACGTGCGGTTGGTAAGAGCATGGCCACGGTATTTATTGAGTATAAACCTTCTGGTAAAAAAGATGAGAATGGTAAAGCACTGCCGCCTATTAAGGTAGAAGAAGTCATTAACGTTGCGACGATTCAATCTCGTTTAAACAACTCATTCCGTATTACTGGTATTGATAATCCAGCTGAAGCCCACAATTTGAGCTTACTACTCAGAGCGGGTGCATTGGTTGCGCCAATTCAAATCGTAGAAGAGCGTACTGTTGGACCAAGCTTAGGGCAAGAGAACATTGAAGCGGGTATGACAGCTGTGGTATTAGGTTTTGCGTTTGTGCTTGGCTTCATGTTGATGTACTACAAAGGCTTCGGTATCGTTGCTAACTTAGCACTTGCGGCTAACTTGGTAATGATCGTCGGTGTGATGTCTATGATCAGTGGTGCAACCCTAACCTTACCTGGTATTGCGGGTATCGTATTAACTGTCGGTATGGCCGTTGATGCGAACGTACTAATCTTCGAACGTATTCGTGAAGAGCTAGCAGATGGCAGAAGTCCACAGCAGGCTGTTCATTATGGCTATGACAGCGCATTTAGCACGATTTTTGATGCCAATATTACCACGTTAATTGCAGCGGTTATCTTGTTCTCAGTGGGTACAGGCCCGATTGCTGGTTTCGCAGTGACGCTTGCGATTGGTATTTTGACGTCAATGTTTACAGCGATCATTGGTACTCGTGCCGTGATCAATGCCTTCATCGGCGGTAAACGCATCACGAAACTGTCGATATAG
- a CDS encoding methyl-accepting chemotaxis protein: MFSTLTLRLKIIFFAIAIFIALISIAVLGLQSLRHASETDNIARINQLMKSTVNIVEQFEHFAKSGVLSEAEAKELAAQILRENKYHDSEYVYVVDEQLNFVAAPHDPQLHGTSFNDFKDAQGNSIGRLVEQKVGNKTNRIITYHWNSERNGEVVDLTSVVQKTSLFGWYVGTGISYKEVDERYWETASWLLTLSLIIAVALTFTVTRYGLSLSNKLGAELNEVLDIVRHVSHGNLTSRIDTSNAKDYSIMAAMHYMQDGLKGVVSGLMTVSDKLKEQSYDGEARSNDLENLTLSLSEETQMVASAITELTASAQTVVEHAEQAAFSVQEAENQGQNADRLTSNASEAIALLEQQIDSAGNNIQTLDEEVNNIANVLSVIQSIAEQTNLLALNAAIEAARAGEQGRGFAVVADEVRQLAQRTQSSTEEIHTMIGNLQAATQDAKSSVSLSIATSEKTVTMSNEASEALRSVATSLSAISQMSDQIALAAKEQLTAGEDTAKRVVNISDTASQTANVSQQAHSATDSIKAQAAQLESEMAKFKL; the protein is encoded by the coding sequence GTGTTTTCAACCCTGACTCTAAGATTAAAAATCATATTTTTCGCTATAGCAATTTTTATCGCCTTAATTTCCATTGCGGTACTCGGGCTTCAATCACTCCGTCACGCTAGTGAAACAGATAATATTGCGCGTATCAACCAGCTTATGAAAAGCACTGTAAATATTGTCGAACAATTTGAGCACTTTGCAAAATCTGGCGTTTTATCTGAAGCCGAAGCCAAAGAATTAGCAGCACAAATACTGCGAGAAAATAAATACCACGACTCAGAATATGTTTACGTTGTCGACGAGCAATTAAACTTTGTGGCCGCCCCACACGATCCTCAACTACACGGAACAAGCTTCAACGACTTTAAAGATGCACAAGGTAACAGCATCGGTAGATTAGTTGAACAGAAAGTGGGGAATAAAACCAATCGCATCATTACTTATCACTGGAACTCAGAAAGAAATGGCGAAGTTGTTGACCTCACCTCTGTGGTACAAAAAACATCTTTATTTGGGTGGTATGTAGGCACCGGGATCAGCTACAAAGAAGTGGATGAAAGGTACTGGGAAACCGCGAGTTGGCTATTAACCCTGTCACTGATTATCGCCGTTGCACTGACATTCACCGTAACACGATATGGTCTGTCATTATCTAACAAGCTCGGGGCAGAACTAAATGAAGTTCTCGATATCGTTAGGCATGTTTCTCACGGCAATCTTACCTCACGAATTGATACCTCAAATGCTAAAGATTATAGCATTATGGCTGCCATGCACTACATGCAGGATGGTTTAAAAGGGGTGGTAAGTGGGCTGATGACAGTCAGTGATAAATTAAAAGAACAAAGCTATGATGGCGAAGCCCGCTCCAACGACTTAGAAAACTTGACACTAAGTTTAAGTGAAGAAACACAAATGGTGGCTTCAGCAATCACAGAACTCACAGCATCTGCTCAAACTGTTGTTGAACACGCCGAGCAAGCCGCTTTTTCTGTACAAGAAGCCGAAAATCAAGGGCAGAATGCTGATAGGCTTACATCTAATGCCAGTGAAGCAATTGCTTTGTTAGAACAACAAATTGATAGTGCCGGAAACAATATTCAGACATTAGATGAAGAAGTCAATAACATTGCCAATGTCTTAAGTGTCATTCAAAGCATTGCTGAGCAGACTAACTTACTTGCACTCAACGCCGCCATAGAAGCTGCACGAGCGGGAGAACAAGGGCGCGGCTTTGCGGTGGTTGCAGATGAAGTACGTCAGCTAGCACAGCGTACACAGTCCAGTACAGAAGAGATCCACACAATGATAGGCAACTTGCAAGCAGCCACTCAAGACGCCAAATCCTCCGTTTCGTTAAGTATTGCGACCAGTGAAAAAACAGTGACTATGTCAAATGAAGCAAGCGAGGCACTACGCAGCGTTGCAACCTCTTTAAGTGCAATCTCTCAGATGAGTGATCAAATCGCATTAGCCGCAAAAGAGCAATTAACTGCTGGAGAAGATACAGCCAAAAGAGTCGTGAACATATCTGATACAGCCTCTCAGACAGCCAATGTGTCACAACAAGCACATTCAGCAACTGACAGCATTAAAGCTCAAGCGGCTCAGTTAGAAAGTGAGATGGCTAAATTTAAGCTTTAA
- the secF gene encoding protein translocase subunit SecF yields the protein MQLLKLSSTIRFMSARKLSMAFSAVLILASIASFMVKGLNFGLDFTGGTAVEVGFSQPADLPKIRKVLAENGFADAAVTLFGSSQEVLVRIAPREGVKADTIGNQLIDALKLADSSVEMRRIEFVGPSVGEDLKEQGGLAMLTALLCILVYVAFRFEWRFAVGAVAALFHDVILTMGLFSLLGLEFDLTILAAILAVIGYSLNDTIVVSDRIRENFRKVRIDDTLEIINISLTQTMNRTLVTSITTILVLIALFVWGGQTIHGFATALLFGVFIGTYSSVYVASSVAVAMGVSKEDLIPVEVEKEGADLDAMP from the coding sequence ATGCAATTATTAAAGTTATCGAGCACAATTCGCTTTATGTCGGCAAGAAAGTTGTCGATGGCATTTTCAGCGGTTTTGATTTTGGCTTCTATCGCGTCATTTATGGTGAAAGGTTTAAACTTTGGTTTAGACTTTACTGGTGGTACAGCGGTTGAAGTTGGCTTCTCACAACCAGCAGACTTACCTAAAATCCGTAAAGTGTTGGCTGAAAATGGCTTTGCAGATGCGGCTGTGACCTTATTTGGCTCTAGCCAAGAGGTATTAGTTCGTATCGCCCCTCGTGAAGGTGTCAAAGCAGATACTATTGGTAACCAACTTATCGATGCACTGAAGCTGGCTGATAGCAGTGTTGAAATGCGTCGAATTGAGTTTGTTGGTCCAAGTGTTGGTGAAGACTTAAAAGAGCAAGGTGGCCTTGCGATGCTGACGGCACTTTTATGTATTCTGGTGTATGTTGCATTTCGATTTGAATGGCGCTTTGCTGTAGGCGCGGTTGCGGCACTTTTCCACGATGTGATCTTAACAATGGGCTTGTTCTCGCTACTTGGACTTGAGTTTGACTTAACGATTTTAGCGGCAATCTTAGCGGTAATAGGTTACTCCCTGAATGACACCATTGTTGTATCTGACAGGATCCGTGAAAACTTCCGTAAAGTGCGTATTGATGACACGCTAGAAATCATCAATATTTCACTCACGCAAACGATGAACCGTACACTTGTTACCTCTATTACAACCATACTTGTACTGATCGCTCTGTTTGTATGGGGTGGCCAAACAATTCACGGCTTCGCGACGGCGTTGTTATTTGGTGTATTCATTGGTACCTATTCATCAGTTTATGTTGCGAGCTCTGTTGCGGTTGCAATGGGTGTAAGCAAAGAAGATCTGATCCCAGTTGAAGTTGAAAAAGAAGGTGCGGATTTAGACGCAATGCCTTAA
- a CDS encoding gamma-glutamylcyclotransferase family protein produces the protein MNARECLYFAYGSNLSSLRLKARLPHVRLVGSAILYGYRLTFDMLSTDGSAKCNIVQGAHEDIVYGAVYALTQSEISRLDAIEGARYARVQLDVAMHSANTAAVYCYVANTFVSNELPFEWYTNHVLVGAQEHGFPEFYIENIRAQKSTKDVDKSKHASELDIYNR, from the coding sequence ATGAATGCGAGAGAGTGTTTATATTTTGCTTATGGTTCCAACCTGTCATCGCTGAGGCTTAAAGCTCGCTTGCCTCACGTCCGTTTAGTCGGTAGCGCGATATTATATGGATATCGGCTTACTTTTGATATGTTAAGTACAGATGGTTCCGCTAAGTGTAATATCGTACAGGGAGCGCATGAGGATATTGTTTATGGTGCAGTGTATGCGTTGACTCAATCTGAAATTAGTCGATTAGACGCGATTGAAGGTGCGCGATATGCGCGTGTTCAATTGGATGTAGCGATGCACAGTGCAAACACCGCAGCTGTATACTGCTACGTGGCCAATACATTCGTAAGTAATGAATTACCTTTTGAATGGTATACAAACCATGTGCTTGTAGGTGCTCAAGAGCATGGCTTTCCTGAGTTTTATATTGAAAATATCAGGGCTCAAAAAAGCACGAAAGATGTAGATAAAAGTAAACACGCATCGGAATTAGATATTTATAATAGATAA
- a CDS encoding LysE family translocator, whose translation MFEYVDEFLIIAVAHFLAVASPGPDFAIVLKQSVQQGRRNALFTSAGVGLGIFVHVSYCLLGVALVLSKSPELFNIFKYMAGAYLAYMGIQALRAKKNTAPEQSIEATSIVESDFKALRRGFLVNALNPKATLFFLSLFTLMIDPDTPQAVQIFYGLYMAMATWIWFSFLSVVLSRPQVRRFFHRAGHWFDRGIGVVLLLLAVRVVL comes from the coding sequence GTGTTTGAATATGTAGACGAGTTTTTAATTATTGCAGTAGCACATTTTTTAGCGGTTGCGAGTCCTGGGCCTGATTTTGCTATCGTCTTAAAACAAAGTGTTCAGCAAGGTAGAAGAAACGCTTTGTTTACGAGTGCGGGGGTCGGTTTAGGGATTTTTGTACATGTCTCATACTGTCTGTTGGGAGTTGCATTAGTATTGTCCAAATCGCCAGAGTTATTCAATATATTTAAATATATGGCCGGGGCGTATTTGGCTTATATGGGCATACAAGCACTGCGCGCCAAGAAAAATACTGCTCCAGAGCAGTCTATCGAAGCTACATCGATAGTTGAGTCTGATTTTAAAGCCTTGCGACGTGGTTTCTTGGTTAACGCACTCAACCCAAAAGCAACACTGTTTTTCCTTTCGTTATTTACCTTGATGATTGATCCAGATACACCACAGGCAGTACAAATTTTCTATGGGTTGTATATGGCGATGGCGACATGGATCTGGTTTTCCTTCTTGTCTGTGGTTTTGTCTAGGCCTCAAGTTCGACGTTTTTTCCATCGTGCTGGACATTGGTTCGATCGTGGCATTGGTGTTGTGCTATTGCTTTTGGCAGTGCGAGTGGTTTTATAG
- a CDS encoding substrate-binding periplasmic protein encodes MMIKYFVGLCLLTLACAGHVKEDIKETIYVAKEQRPLYDRDLFLYELLQQALDAADYDVNIEHVKVHPHQQRTLMALNKGHVDLHWSMTSPAREKLAIAVKFPLFDGLIGKRVLIIHKAQYERFRRVTELAQLSRFIAVQGHDWPDTKILSSNGLNVKPIVNYQAMFDMVMKKKADYFPRSIVEAQSELINQNNNELMIVPDYYLSYPARFYFFVNKDKAELAEKLELGLSKLKSSGAYNELLQRYFDLHILANSHMLPLSNPFE; translated from the coding sequence ATGATGATCAAATATTTCGTAGGGCTGTGTTTGTTGACTTTAGCCTGTGCTGGCCATGTTAAAGAAGACATTAAAGAAACCATTTACGTTGCCAAAGAGCAACGCCCGCTTTATGACCGAGATTTGTTCCTCTACGAGTTATTGCAGCAAGCCTTAGATGCTGCCGATTACGACGTAAATATCGAGCATGTCAAAGTCCACCCTCATCAGCAGCGTACACTTATGGCACTTAATAAAGGGCACGTGGATCTGCACTGGAGTATGACTAGCCCAGCGAGAGAAAAGTTGGCTATCGCAGTTAAGTTTCCTTTATTCGATGGGTTGATTGGTAAGCGTGTTCTTATTATTCATAAAGCGCAATATGAACGCTTTAGGCGTGTTACGGAATTAGCGCAACTGAGTCGTTTTATCGCGGTACAAGGTCATGATTGGCCAGATACAAAAATACTATCAAGCAATGGATTGAATGTTAAACCTATCGTTAACTACCAAGCCATGTTTGATATGGTAATGAAAAAAAAGGCAGACTATTTTCCGCGCTCAATTGTTGAGGCGCAATCAGAACTCATTAACCAAAATAACAATGAACTTATGATAGTGCCTGATTATTATTTATCTTATCCAGCAAGGTTCTACTTTTTCGTTAATAAGGACAAAGCAGAACTTGCAGAGAAGTTAGAGCTTGGACTTTCTAAGCTAAAAAGTTCTGGCGCTTATAACGAGCTGTTACAGCGCTATTTTGACTTACACATATTGGCAAATAGCCATATGTTGCCTTTATCAAACCCTTTTGAGTAA
- a CDS encoding GGDEF domain-containing protein, with the protein MLDDILLKEAVYPMFQPIFDIAKEQILGFEALSRGSINNELIQPDKMFAAASKYDRLSELELLCRKKAIAQFAALNLPGKLFLNVSPKALLDPHHPKGETLHLIEEAGLNCNRVVIEVTEQDKVDDGFLLLKTISHYRQLGFKIAIDDLGAGYSGLKQWSELCPDFVKVDRYFIDYCDQSIVKREFLKSIIELAKATNTAVIAEGIERVEELKLLKKMGIKNAQGFLLARPSSASSDLKVNPSDILNAQIQSEPTANKFEQSMAIGWLAHDVPAIHMSTQCLDAHRRFEKNKGLTSIAVLNDLHQPVGLLHRDQLTEVFAAPYGHALFDKKSVIKLMDKQPLIVDEQQQLDFVSQLITENEFDIRRHIVITKEGEYIGLAPLRDILKHITEDKIRHAQHANPLTMLPGNVAINEAIEQRLRAKHEFSLAYVDLNHFKQFNDLYGYASGDSVIKLLADVTLQVCQHSQSFVGHIGGDDFMVVFDQADAESLCHQVIEQFEVRSKSLFTPEHVAAGGYWATNREGQKQFVPLLTLSIGLVSPDVESCKNSHQVAALATDAKKEAKRYRNSYLFVCNRRKPSAPMVRLETAANHS; encoded by the coding sequence ATGTTGGATGACATATTGCTAAAAGAAGCTGTATATCCAATGTTTCAACCCATTTTTGATATCGCAAAAGAACAGATACTTGGATTTGAGGCATTGAGTCGCGGTAGTATTAACAATGAGTTGATACAGCCAGATAAGATGTTTGCAGCGGCCAGTAAATATGATCGATTATCTGAGCTGGAGTTACTTTGCCGTAAAAAAGCCATTGCGCAGTTTGCAGCATTGAATCTCCCCGGAAAACTGTTTTTGAATGTAAGCCCCAAGGCTTTACTTGACCCACATCACCCTAAAGGTGAGACTCTGCATCTTATCGAAGAAGCAGGCTTGAACTGTAACCGAGTAGTGATTGAGGTGACAGAGCAAGATAAAGTGGACGACGGTTTCTTATTACTTAAAACGATTTCTCACTATCGCCAATTGGGTTTTAAAATTGCAATTGATGATTTAGGTGCTGGTTACTCAGGGTTGAAGCAGTGGTCAGAACTTTGTCCCGACTTTGTTAAAGTGGATCGATATTTTATTGATTATTGCGATCAAAGCATTGTAAAAAGAGAGTTTCTTAAATCTATTATTGAATTGGCTAAAGCCACTAATACCGCGGTAATTGCTGAAGGTATTGAGCGTGTCGAAGAACTAAAGTTACTCAAAAAAATGGGGATAAAAAATGCCCAAGGCTTTTTGTTAGCAAGACCAAGCTCTGCATCTAGCGATTTAAAAGTTAACCCCAGCGACATTCTTAACGCACAAATTCAATCGGAACCAACCGCGAATAAATTTGAGCAATCAATGGCAATTGGTTGGCTTGCTCATGATGTACCTGCAATTCATATGAGCACACAATGCTTGGATGCTCATCGTCGATTTGAGAAAAATAAGGGTCTGACGAGTATCGCGGTATTAAATGACTTGCACCAACCTGTAGGGTTATTGCACCGGGACCAGCTTACTGAAGTATTTGCAGCACCTTATGGTCATGCACTTTTTGATAAAAAGTCGGTTATTAAGCTCATGGATAAACAGCCGCTCATCGTAGATGAGCAGCAGCAATTGGACTTTGTCAGCCAACTGATCACCGAAAATGAGTTTGATATTAGACGGCATATTGTAATCACAAAGGAAGGCGAATATATTGGCCTGGCTCCCCTTAGAGATATTTTGAAGCATATTACCGAAGATAAAATACGTCATGCGCAGCATGCAAACCCGCTCACTATGTTGCCTGGCAACGTCGCAATAAATGAAGCGATTGAGCAACGACTTCGTGCTAAACATGAGTTTTCACTTGCTTACGTCGATCTAAATCATTTTAAACAATTTAACGATCTTTATGGTTACGCCAGTGGAGACAGTGTCATAAAATTATTAGCCGATGTTACACTGCAAGTATGTCAACATAGTCAAAGTTTTGTTGGTCATATAGGCGGAGATGATTTTATGGTTGTTTTTGACCAAGCAGATGCTGAGTCACTCTGTCATCAGGTAATTGAACAGTTTGAGGTAAGATCTAAATCGCTATTTACTCCTGAGCATGTCGCAGCTGGGGGTTACTGGGCTACAAATAGAGAGGGGCAAAAACAATTCGTTCCTTTGTTAACCTTGTCCATTGGGCTTGTCAGCCCTGATGTAGAGTCTTGCAAGAATAGCCATCAGGTTGCTGCACTTGCAACAGATGCGAAAAAGGAAGCAAAGCGCTACCGAAATAGTTACCTGTTTGTTTGCAATAGGCGTAAACCGAGTGCGCCAATGGTTAGACTTGAAACGGCAGCGAATCATAGTTGA